In Candidatus Abyssobacteria bacterium SURF_5, the sequence CGATGCCCGATTCGTCAAGCAGGTGTTCAACGCTTACCTGCTGTGCGTGCAGGGAGAGGACCTGCTGATCATCGACCAGCACGCCCTGCACGAACGGATGCTGTACCAGGAACTGGTCGAGCGTTCGGGGCGCATGCCGGCCCTGATTCAGCAGATGCTGATTCCGCTTCCGATCGAGTTGCCCCCCGACCGCGCGGAGATTCTGACCGCGCATCTCGATCTGTTCGCGCAGATCGGCATCGCCATCGAGCCGTTCGGCCCACGCTCTTTCGCGGTGACGGCGCTCTCATTCGCTCATAAGGAGCAGCGCGTTGTCGAGATCGTGCGCGACGGCGTCGACGAGCTGTACCTCGGCCTCAAGCTGAAAGCGCCGCGCGAGATACTGCGCCGTCTCATGACGATCTCCGCCTGCAAAAACTCGATCAAGTCGGGCGACCCGCTCAGCGACAGCGAAGCCGAGATGTTGCTCGAAGGCCTCAAGCGCATCCCGCAGCCGGCAACCTGCCTGCACGGGCGCCCGCTCGTTCTCAGGCTGACCGAGTCGCAGATCGCGCGCGCGTTCGGGCGCAAGGGATAAAGCGATGCCCGACCTGCTCGTCGTATGCGGTCCCACCGCGGCCGGAAAAACATTGATCGGTGCGCGCCTGGCGGAGCTGCTTAATGGGGAAGTGATCTCAGCCGATTCGATGCAAGTCTATCGCGAGCTCGACATCGGCGCCGACAAGCCTCCACCCGATTTGCGCGCCCGCGTGCCGCATCACATGGTCGATGTCGTCAGCATTTCCGAGCCCTACAGCGCCGCTCGATACGAGCGCGAGGCCGGCGCAATCGTCGATCGCCTTCTCGCCGAAAACAAGCTGCCCGTTGTCGTAGGCGGCTCCGGCCTCTACATCAGGATACTGCTCAAAGGGATTTTCCCCGCGCCGCCCGCGTCGGCTTCCGTCAGGACTCGTCTGAAGCGGGAGGCGGAGGAGCGCGGAGTCGCGATCTTGTATGAGAGGCTTCAATCGGTTGACGCCGAATATGCGCACGTGGCCGCTCCAACCGATCTGCGCCGCATCGTGCGCGCGCTCGAGGTCTTCGAGCTGACGGGGCTTCCCTTTTCCGAATGGCATCACCGGCACAAGGCCGTTCAGCAGCCGCGCGACGCATTCATGCTGGGATTGTCTCGCCCGCGGCAAGACCTTTATCGCCGCATCGAAAAGCGCATCGACGAGATGATCGAGCGGGGACTGGTTGCGGAGGTGAGCAGATTACTGGAGCAGGGATACGGCGAATCGCTGCGACGGCTGCGCCCGCTCGGATACGTTGAACTGATTGACTATCTCGAGAACCGAGCGTCGCTCGAGGAAGCGATTGACCTCATCAAACGCAACTCGCGCCGCTACGCCAAACGCCAGATGACGTGGTTCCGAAAGGAAAATGTCGTGTGGGTGGAGATCGATCCAAATGACGATCTCAATAAAATCATCGAAAAGGCAATCCCTCTTCTTCCGGAAGCATTCCGCCGCAGTGGCACAGGTGCCTCGTAGCGCAGGCATCCTGCCTGCTTCTTTTTCAAGATTAATTTATCCGTAGATTTCTTGCTTCCAACCTTGAACTTTGAACTTTGAACCTTGAACTGTCTTTTCCAGGCAGCACAGGCATCCCCCGTCCCGCGGGAAGACTGTAGACTGTAGACTGTTACCTGACTTTATATTTCTTGCCTCCAACCTTGAACTTTGAACCCCGGATCAGGGTCCGGGGCATGCTTTGAACCTTGGACTGTCTTCCTCACACCTCGGTCGGCTGCTCGACTTTCTCCTTCTCGGAAGGCTCCGGAGATTCCCCTGTCTTCTGTTCTTCATTGATCCGCCGCAGCAGCCTCATCTTCAGAAAGACCAGCGGCGAAACCGCCAAAACGATGCCTTGCACAAAATAGGTCAGGTAATCGACGAAATTCGTGTCCGGCAGCTTCATGGCGCCAAACACCTGAATCGCAAGAAGAACCGCAAGGCCGATCACCGAAGCAATCACCGCGAAAAAAGGATTTCGTGCGCGCCAGCGGAAACCGAGCGCCGGGTAAATGAGGAAGAAGCCGAGCAGGAACCCTCCGTATTTGAAAGCGTCAGCCTGCCCCCACGCCACAAACAGGTACACTACGGACAGCGCTATCGCGACTATCGTTCTCGCGATGGGGGATTGCCGGACTGAATTCTGAAAATGCTCCAGTCCGCCCAGGTGGCTGTAAGTTCCCATTGCGCCGGCAACAATGCCGAAGCCGAGAAGGAGACCGCCCACCGTATCCGAAAAATAATGGACGCCGAGATAGATGCGGCTGAACGCAAGCACGAGCGCAGGAATCAGGCACAGCGGCCAATACTTTCCGATGAACGCGTAGAGCAGCCACGCGTAGTACATACCGGATTGGCTGTGCCCGCTGGGAT encodes:
- a CDS encoding phosphatase PAP2 family protein; the protein is MIQRRYNLNYSLATAVGAIVLVIVLGALMKQYHILAPANVAAFQFVKSIQSLPLTIVMTVITWFGDAMGLMIFISVVFWLGYATEIVIFMLMVMFGSAISEHLKEAFDLHRPVSSEIPVIGKAKGYGYPSGHSQSGMYYAWLLYAFIGKYWPLCLIPALVLAFSRIYLGVHYFSDTVGGLLLGFGIVAGAMGTYSHLGGLEHFQNSVRQSPIARTIVAIALSVVYLFVAWGQADAFKYGGFLLGFFLIYPALGFRWRARNPFFAVIASVIGLAVLLAIQVFGAMKLPDTNFVDYLTYFVQGIVLAVSPLVFLKMRLLRRINEEQKTGESPEPSEKEKVEQPTEV
- the miaA gene encoding tRNA (adenosine(37)-N6)-dimethylallyltransferase MiaA, with translation MPDLLVVCGPTAAGKTLIGARLAELLNGEVISADSMQVYRELDIGADKPPPDLRARVPHHMVDVVSISEPYSAARYEREAGAIVDRLLAENKLPVVVGGSGLYIRILLKGIFPAPPASASVRTRLKREAEERGVAILYERLQSVDAEYAHVAAPTDLRRIVRALEVFELTGLPFSEWHHRHKAVQQPRDAFMLGLSRPRQDLYRRIEKRIDEMIERGLVAEVSRLLEQGYGESLRRLRPLGYVELIDYLENRASLEEAIDLIKRNSRRYAKRQMTWFRKENVVWVEIDPNDDLNKIIEKAIPLLPEAFRRSGTGAS